A single genomic interval of Sebastes umbrosus isolate fSebUmb1 chromosome 9, fSebUmb1.pri, whole genome shotgun sequence harbors:
- the cxxc5b gene encoding CXXC-type zinc finger protein 5: protein MSTAVDIAGPSSPDQAHSSAKIPNEPLRPSLKRSNHPYSLSHYISTPSSSPTVDVKSLIQPSPAQQRAVQPAHAKPRRAPSWPDMWESPSGLHLAHAAELLMRAGLLALTPAATEQAGLGAQSSQPAKREAAEAKGDGEGGVSGPEEEEEDSSGCGTDFQPFLGAWFPFSPALFPLTGFQMGGGHWRSAAMGAEGIEGLVAEGYSPSSLGGGSGGRRKRKRCGECVPCRRQTNCEQCSSCRNRKRGHQICKYRKCEELKRKPGGPGFESRVSGFDLRGSDFTLGLAQERSNGALDG, encoded by the coding sequence ATGTCCACTGCCGTAGACATCGCTGGCCCTTCCTCCCCAGATCAGGCCCACAGCAGCGCTAAAATCCCCAATGAGCCACTGAGACCCAGCCTTAAGCGCTCCAACCACCCCTACAGCCTCTCACATTACATCTCCACCCCGTCCTCCTCTCCGACTGTGGACGTCAAAAGCCTGATCCAGCCCTCCCCGGCACAGCAGCGGGCCGTCCAGCCCGCGCACGCTAAGCCCCGCCGGGCCCCCTCCTGGCCCGACATGTGGGAGTCACCCAGCGGGCTCCACCTGGCCCACGCCGCCGAGCTGCTGATGCGCGCCGGGCTGCTGGCTCTGACCCCCGCCGCCACAGAGCAGGCCGGCCTGGGCGCGCAGAGCAGCCAGCCGGCCAAAAGGGAGGCCGCGGAGGCGAAGGGGGACGGGGAGGGAGGTGTATCCGGAcccgaggaggaggaagaggactcCTCTGGATGCGGCACTGACTTCCAACCCTTCCTGGGCGCCTGGTTCCCCTTCAGTCCCGCTCTGTTTCCGCTGACGGGCTTCCAGATGGGGGGAGGCCACTGGAGGAGCGCGGCCATGGGAGCCGAGGGCATCGAGGGGCTGGTGGCCGAGGGCTACTCTCCCAGCTCTCTGGGCGGGGGCAGCGgcgggaggaggaagaggaagaggtgcGGGGAGTGCGTACCTTGTCGGCGTCAGACGAACTGCGAACAGTGCAGCAGCTGCCGCAATCGCAAGAGGGGACACCAGATCTGTAAATACAGGAAGTGCgaggagctgaagaggaagCCGGGAGGTCCCGGGTTCGAGAGCAGAGTGTCTGGGTTTGATCTTAGGGGCTCCGACTTTACTTTGGGTCTGGCACAGGAGAGAAGCAACGGCGCCTTGGATGGATAG